A section of the Salinisphaera sp. T31B1 genome encodes:
- a CDS encoding TPM domain-containing protein — protein sequence MRSLRWAGLVALLVWVCTTAVAAPEFPPLTGRVVDNAGMLGAADEARITDMLAAHEQATGEQVVVVTLPDLGGETISDYGYQLGRHWGIGQAEKDNGALLIVAKAERRVRIEAGYGVEGRLTDAQSSVIINDIIRPAFQQGDYAKGIVEGTAAIVRVLGGNPMAEPDRRRRAHDGPSLLPSIGFFVLMVVIILVSGGGGGGGGRGRRRRGFLGAPILMGGGMGGSSGGFGGGGFSGGGGSFGGGGASGGW from the coding sequence ATGCGATCTTTGCGCTGGGCCGGGCTGGTGGCACTGCTGGTCTGGGTATGCACCACCGCCGTTGCCGCGCCCGAATTCCCGCCCCTGACCGGCCGCGTGGTCGATAACGCCGGCATGCTCGGTGCCGCGGACGAGGCGCGGATCACGGATATGCTGGCAGCCCATGAACAGGCGACCGGCGAACAGGTCGTCGTGGTGACCCTGCCGGACTTGGGCGGCGAGACCATATCTGACTATGGCTACCAGCTCGGCCGCCACTGGGGTATCGGTCAGGCTGAGAAGGACAACGGCGCCCTGCTGATCGTGGCCAAGGCCGAGCGGCGGGTGCGTATCGAGGCCGGCTATGGCGTTGAAGGCCGGCTGACCGATGCCCAGTCATCGGTGATCATCAACGACATCATTCGTCCGGCCTTCCAGCAGGGTGATTATGCCAAGGGCATCGTCGAGGGCACCGCCGCCATAGTGCGCGTGCTGGGCGGCAACCCGATGGCGGAGCCGGATCGGCGAAGGCGCGCGCATGACGGCCCTTCGCTGTTGCCTTCAATCGGATTTTTCGTGCTCATGGTTGTCATCATCCTGGTGTCCGGTGGGGGTGGCGGCGGTGGCGGCCGGGGACGCCGCCGACGCGGCTTTCTCGGCGCACCCATATTGATGGGCGGCGGCATGGGCGGCAGTAGCGGCGGCTTCGGCGGCGGCGGCTTTTCCGGCGGCGGCGGCAGTTTCGGTGGCGGCGGCGCTTCGGGCGGCTGGTAG
- a CDS encoding LemA family protein has protein sequence MFVSRPSRPARFVCAFLAIYLVLMLSGCGINNIPTYDEQVKAAWAQVENQYQRRADLVPNLVETVKGYANQERETLTAVTEARAKATSIQVDESILNDPQKLQQFQAAQGELSGALSRLMAVSERYPDLKSNQNFLALQSQLEGTENRIAVARRDFIQAVQRYNTELRTFPGRIWHSLMYSDMQPHANFEATADNAEQAPQVKF, from the coding sequence ATGTTCGTGTCCCGGCCGTCGAGGCCCGCGCGGTTTGTCTGCGCCTTTCTGGCAATCTATCTGGTGCTGATGCTGTCTGGCTGTGGCATCAACAACATTCCGACCTACGACGAGCAGGTCAAGGCCGCCTGGGCACAGGTCGAGAACCAGTACCAGCGGCGTGCCGATCTCGTACCCAATCTGGTGGAGACCGTGAAGGGCTATGCCAACCAGGAACGGGAAACGCTGACGGCAGTAACCGAAGCGCGGGCCAAGGCGACATCGATCCAGGTCGATGAAAGCATCCTCAACGACCCGCAGAAGCTCCAGCAGTTCCAGGCGGCACAAGGTGAGTTGTCGGGCGCGCTGAGCCGGCTGATGGCCGTGTCCGAACGCTATCCGGATCTGAAGTCCAACCAGAATTTCCTTGCCCTGCAGTCACAACTCGAGGGTACGGAGAACCGTATCGCCGTGGCGCGTCGGGACTTCATCCAGGCGGTTCAGCGCTACAACACCGAATTACGTACGTTCCCGGGTCGCATCTGGCATTCGTTGATGTATAGCGACATGCAGCCCCATGCCAACTTCGAAGCGACGGCCGATAACGCCGAGCAGGCGCCGCAGGTCAAATTCTGA
- a CDS encoding SRPBCC family protein: MDSSKAGSITVTETQTVDAAPDEVWSTIRDFDAISLWHPAVESSDITEGENNKPGAKRHLTLTDGGTIDEQLITWDDQGMRYSYKILDGVLPVANYRSTIAVEAEGNEQSKVIWKGRFDPAEGQTADKAREVMKTVYRAGLDNIKTMMDGND, encoded by the coding sequence ATGGATTCTTCGAAGGCGGGGAGCATCACGGTTACCGAAACCCAGACCGTGGACGCCGCGCCCGATGAAGTCTGGAGCACCATTCGGGATTTCGATGCCATCAGTCTGTGGCATCCGGCCGTGGAAAGCAGCGACATCACCGAAGGCGAGAACAACAAGCCGGGCGCAAAGCGACACCTCACCCTCACCGACGGAGGGACAATCGACGAGCAACTGATCACCTGGGACGACCAGGGGATGCGCTACAGCTACAAGATTCTCGACGGCGTATTGCCGGTGGCCAACTATCGCTCAACGATCGCCGTCGAAGCTGAAGGCAACGAACAGTCGAAGGTGATCTGGAAAGGCCGGTTCGACCCGGCCGAGGGTCAGACCGCCGACAAGGCCCGCGAGGTCATGAAGACGGTCTATCGCGCCGGACTGGACAATATCAAGACCATGATGGACGGCAACGACTAG